The stretch of DNA TTTGTTAGATTAGGTTATATGGGGATTAATTGTTATATTTTAAATCCATGTAAGATCTTAAGTTTCTTTGGCGTTAAAAGAGATGTTCGTGTTGAAGATAAATCTTATAAATGTTTAAAGGATGAATTTGAGATAAGTGAAGTTAAATTAAAGAATAATATTGGGTCCCATTTTATGGCAACAAATAATACAGAAGTTTTATATGATCCTCTTTATCTTAAAGATAGAGGGCAAGAATATCATCTTAAATCTAAGCGTATATTTAAGATGATATAGTTTACTCCATATATGTTTATTTTATTAAAAGGCTATATGCCTTTTTTTTATGCTTACTTATTATGTCAAATATTGATTTTAGCTAAAATTAATTACATTATCATATAATAGCTATTTGTTAAATTACTTTTAACCTTTATTTCTAAAATAAAAAATTCTAACAAAGAGAATTGTAACTTCTTTTTGTTAGTTTTATTATAGTAATATATTGATTTAATATTATGTTTGTATAGCTCATATAGCAATATATGAAATATACAATATGATGACATTGATATTATTTCAAAGAATTTTTAATGTCCTTATAAGCTTGTATTTTGCTAGCCGAAGATAATCCGTAAACATTATCAATTTCAGAAGTTGATGCATATTTCATTAATTCTTTAATTTCAAATGAGTTGTACCCTTTGGATTTAAGCGAAG from Borrelia hispanica CRI encodes:
- a CDS encoding DUF261 domain-containing protein; this encodes MKLQQNDKRFVEEIRRWGCYFLSLHYYISSLTKNKFDFNDINNNYYQFVRLGYMGINCYILNPCKILSFFGVKRDVRVEDKSYKCLKDEFEISEVKLKNNIGSHFMATNNTEVLYDPLYLKDRGQEYHLKSKRIFKMI